Genomic DNA from Haemorhous mexicanus isolate bHaeMex1 chromosome 20, bHaeMex1.pri, whole genome shotgun sequence:
AGAGGCCTTAGCAAAGCACCAAGACACCAGTGGTGGGGACATGACCTTCTAGACCTGTGGTTCAAGGCCACCTTAGCTGTGAGCACAGTCCTCACCCCATGAGGACTTTAGGGTGCAGGTCCAAAGACAGCCACGGGGATGGAAGGGAAGAGCAGGTCCCATCCCTGTGCTACTCACCATGCCCCATCAGCATTGTGGAGTAGTCTCTTGTCAGCGAGGAGCTGCCCatcaccctgtgctcctggtGCATGTGGGAACTCAGCTGGTGGTAACTGGTGTTGGCTGTCCTGGTCAGggtgccactgccactgccgGGGAAGGAGAAGTCCACCCGGCCATTCATCAAGTGCTCTGTGGAAGAGGGCACACTGTGAGGAACAGGGGTGTGGACAAAGGTGCTGCTCCACTTTCCATGGGAAGGAAGCAGGAGGCATCATGGTTCCCCCCTGGCCTTGGCTGAATCCCAGCTTCAGCCACTCCGGAAGGTGATTCTGGAATGCTACATCTAGAACAAGCCACAACACCCAACACAAGACgcagaaacaaagagaaaaacaaagactTCTCCCTACATGAGACACATCCACGGTGCCCAAGGTAAGTCCAGACCTCGGCCTTGCTGGAGCACTGCCTTGTGGTTCTCACCACATTCTCTCACATCTCCCCTTAGACACAAGCAGTGGTTTATCATTTCGGATTTTAAAAGAAGGTGGAAGAAGGAAAGTGGCTCTTTATGGAGGAGGTTTCTCTAGATCTCATTCTGGATCCCATCTCAGCTGGATCTGAAAAGCAAACTCCACTCTGTTGTTCTGGTCCTTGACAAACaaatccccatcccctcccagcaggcCAGGAGAGATCAGCCACCTACAAGAGAGCGATTTCTGTTTAACAGTCCAGCAGACCTGCCCCAGAAGCTCAGGGAACTTAATTACTGTGAAGAGCTGCCCTTGGAGGTGGCACTTAGCAGGTATCATCTGAGTTTGCTCCTGCCTTGAAGGTCCAGCCTTTGGTAGAAGCAACTTGCTAGCAGGCTCTCAAGTCCGTGCCGAGATGGGGGTTACCTTGACATGCGTGTGAGCGGACACACCAGGACAAGGTTTTGAAGCAGATCACACCAACACGAGGGTGGGCACACAAGGGGAggcagggggcacagagcccctcCTCGGGTCCCTCGGCTCAAAGCAGGACGAGACAGGACACTCAGTGCTGTAACAGAGCCGTCCTTCACCTGCTTGGGGCTGGGGCGTCCCGCTCCTCCTCACAGTGCCAGTAGCCACAGCGCTGTCCTCCTCGTGGAGGAGCCCCTCGGTGTCCaaggagaggcagctgctgccagagaggCGGGGAATGGTTTCTGGTGGGAGCCTCCAGGTGATGCGGCGAAGGTCCAGGTCTTCTCCCAGCAATGGCACAAATTTCCACCTGGAGCCTTTTGGGACAATGCAAGCACCGGTGTTGGCACGGTCTGCAGGGGTCAGGGTGGGCCACCCACCACCTCTGTGCTGCTtgctggggagaggaagggaCAAGCACCAGTGGGGACGATGCCTGTTCACAGCCCGTGTTCCAAGTGTGAGCTGAGGAGTTCAGGTGGTGCAGCCATCTGGTAGGTGGAGAGTGGTGGGAGCGTGACATGCAGGGGGCTCCTCAACCCCCGGACTGTTTTCCAACCCTGTGTCCCTCATGACAAAAGGTGAGAGGCAAAGTCCCACCACACGCCTGTCCCTGCATGAAGAGTCTGCAACAATTGTCCTCTGCTCAGGGGAGGTTTCATCACTCCTTGATGTGCACTCAGGGTGGTCGGACTCCTCGTGTTCCCATCACTCTTGGGTCTGAAAAGACCAGGGACTCACTCTTGGGTCCCAGGCCCTGGAGAACCCTCCAGAGAAGATCCTACAGACACACCTCATCATTTCACTTATGGCTCATGTCCCAGCACAAGACCAGGGAGTCAGCCTCATTCAGAAAGTGAAGGGATGGAGCAAGAGAGGccagtgccctcccagcactgctgtgttccCTCCTTTTGTCTTGGCCAAGGCCCTTAACATCCAGGGGACTCAGAGGTTTTGCCCTTGCTGGTGCTTGTGTGCTGATGTTTCATGGTCCAGCCAAATGTCAACATAAAGGGAAGATGATCAGGGAGGGCCATGAAAACCTCCTCTCCCACTCCACACTGAGATTTCTCTTTGCCCCATGGCTACAACAAGGAGGCACTGGCCTTATTTACACTGTGACCAGCCAAGTGTTCCCATGGATGCAGCTACTGAGCTTTGCAAAGGCTGATTTCCACCATCTCCACAACGTGGATCTTCTGAGAGATGGAAAGGAGCAGTGAAGCTCATTGctaaaagctgcttttaaagaaaatgaatgttAGAAATGACCTTTTCAAGTTCAGAGACACAAACCTGAATCATCAGAGACACTGGGCCTCttgctgccagctggagagcagagcacgTCTGTGCTGTACATCAGGTAGCTGTCATAGTCCTCACCTCCCTCTGCATCAATGATGGGCACATCAGGGATGATGGGGACTGCAGGAGAGGTGGAAAGTGACACTAGACAAGCAGCAGAAAACAACACAAGCGCAAAAACCCGTACAATGCTCAGGCTGGCTCTCAGCATTCCCAggatggctggagcagcagagcaaacaGGAGGTGGGGAAGCAGCTGGGGTGATGAGGAgctctccccagcactgctcctgtccctctgccctctgcccaggctggcactcaCTGGACATGGGGCGCTTGGGCTGCGTGGCGAGGTTGATGGTGGCTTCTCTCTCGGGCCCCCAGCCCGCACCGTTCCTGGCCCTCACCATGTAGCGGTAGGGCTGCGACTCACGCAGGTTCTCGATCAGCACCACGCGCTTCTTGGGGTCTTCAACGAGCACCTTCTTCAGGGGCCCAACGGGCACTGCAAGGCACGAGCATGCCTGTCACCCACCAGGCACAGAGGACCCCACAACACCCCACATTTTAGTGTCAGGAtacagcctggctctgggaaaAAGTGCAGCAGCTCTTTGGGCTGCTCACAACAAGCAGCATCACCTCAGGGTAATTCCCAAACCCGATGCTGAAGTCAAACAACAGGAGAAGTCTTCTGTTGCTGTTGTGTCACAAATAACTCCTTCCTGGCACCCCACCCCTTTATCTAGACCTATGAACTAAGTTTTTGGGATGAAAAACAACATAAAACACTATGGAAGTGAATGGGAACAGAGATTTTTGGCATTTGCAGAGTTAAATCCTGACTGGTGGTTTCTCTGTGCTCTTTCCATCAAGAAGTGACCCATCCAAACCCCAGTTCTCAAAAGAAACATTCCTGGAGctgttctggctctgctgctgctgtttgggaccagcccagcctgcaggaagtgtcctccagcccctcagcctaGCTGGACTGTCCCATCCAAAAACGAGCTCTTACCGTTGTCCTCGTTGACAAGGCCATAGCTGACTTCGTAGGCTGTGATCACCCCGTTGGTCTCTGCAGGCTcaccccagctcagctgggtcACGGTGGAAGACACGATGTTGAAAGCCAAGCGCCCGGGCTCGCTGGGCACTGGGAAGGCAAAAGCAAAGGGTGCCCATCACGGTGAGTCAGGaacccagagctccccagatcacagctgggctgcagtgggaaaCACTCAGTGCTTGACCCCGAGAGCACCAGAagctcagggctggagccctACCCCCGGTGCTGGGTGCAGAGGGACAAACCTGCTCACACGTGGAGGGCAGGAACGTGTGGGGTCACTCACCCTCCTCCAGCGTGCGGCAGCGGACAACGTCTGAGTAAGTCCCTTCTCCCACGGCGTTATAGGCACAGACTTGCATCTCGTAGTCGGAGAAGGGGTAAAGGTTGGTCAGCTCTGCTGATGGGGTTTTGACGTCAATGAGATGGGCTTCTGACTCAGGGTCTCCCTGCATCCAGTATTTCACCTGGCAGAGCAAGTGCAAGCCATGATTCTTTCAGAACCTCACATGATGGGTGAGAAATTCCTTGTCTCTTACTAAAtcagcactgggaatggtggTGTGCCATTCCTCTGAAATGAGAGGCCAGGACGGTCTGGGCATTTCATGATAAGTGATGGAACTGGAGATGAACCCCTCAGGAATCTTTCTTGCATATCCCTCATCCACCAGCAATGGTCCCTCAAGGATGGAGGGGACCAGAAGGGGTGAACTTCCTCCCTCTTTTGGGTGTGTACTTGGACCCCTTTGGTACAAATGTCTGTGtgaaacacctgcaggagggGACCCACACTCTTCTCTGGGATCCACTCACCCCTTACCTTGTACCCCAGGGGTTTTCCTGGTGGAGGAAACCAGTTGAAGCTGAtttccctggagctgagggCATGGGCATCAGGATTAAGTGGTGCACTCAGGCGGCCCTTGGGGGACTGCGGGACCTGGGCCAGGCCAGTCATCGAGGGGACACCAtccaccagctctgcagacaaGAAAGTTTACTTCAGCGCCAGTCCTCCCCCctggatgaaaaagaatgaagcGTGCCTctctcagcactgccctgccatgCTGTgataaatacattatttatgtTATTGACCCACGATGACAGTTTTGCTTGTCCAGCCACAGGAACCACCACACATCATTCATGGCAAATCCTACCTCTTCCTTATCTTTATGGCTTTTCATTCAATTTCCCAAGGAAAAGGAATTAAGAATCCATTCTATTTCCTTTACCGAGGGAGACAATCCATCTTCTTCCCCCCAGTGACTATTCCCACTCGTGCCTCTAGAGGGGGACCCAAATCtaccagctggagctggaggagcctcGCTGCGGCTTTTTGGGCGAGGATGGAACTCTGTGCACCGCATCGGGGTGGGCTGGTCTGGGGAGGAGGTCCCACAGCCCCCGCAGCCGCTGCCACTGCCCGGCTGCCAGCCCCTACCTGGGTCAGCAATGGTCACCGTGGTCTGGGGGTAGCGACCAATCTTGGCGCCGTACTTGGGGTGGAGGAGGTCGACAGCAAATTGCTTGAGCTGGCAGTTGTTGAGGAGGGTGTCTATCTctgtcagctccagcaaggGCACCTGCACCTCCTTTCGGGTCTCCCCAGGCTGGAAGACCATCTCACCCTCCGTGAAGATGTAgtcctggaggagaaggaacaGGTGTGTTCAGGGtgaggctggatggggctctgagcaacctggtcttgtggaaggtgcccctgcccatggcagggggtggaatgagatggtctgtaaggttccttccaacccaaactgttcaaTGATTACAGCCTGCAATATCGATGAGGAGAATCCCAAAGAGCTTCCCCTCACCCCCAGTCAATCCTCATttgcctcccagtgcccacaTCTCCAGGGGCAGCTGGTATCCTCTGCCTCAGGCACAGGCATCCTCTCAGGTCCTCCCTCCCCGAGGGAGCAAGGGATGGAGAAGAAAGTTTACCCTTGTGCTGGCCTCAAGCCTTGggtcccctctgtcccagccacagGCTGATAACTCCTCTTCTGCTCCCCCAGGGCTGGCGTTTTCCCAGCCCTCcattccccctccctcctgcctgccaaGGCCAGAAGCTCCACGCTTACCCTGCCATTCTTGGCGGTGAGATCCCGGGTCCTGTAGGTGACCTGGGATTTCCCGTTGTCTATGATCTCCCTGAGGACAGGGATCTTGGCCAGCTTGTCAAAGCGGCTGTGGGAAtaggctggctgcaggaaggtgatgaggctgctggctggaaagggcaggagagaaggaatATGTAGAGCAAACACACAAAGAATCACATCCCAAGCAGGTGTCCTCCCTGAACAGAGTTCCAGTCACCCACGGGTGTCAACTGTGCATAAAGTATCATTGGAGACTTCCCCACTTCCCATTTGTGCTCCCTGCTCTTAACAGCCAggtgggaagcagagggaaagtGCTGGGGATGTTAGCACAACAACATCAAAGAGGTTCTGCTTCACACCAGCACTCAGTgaactggagcagcagaggaatgtAATCAGCCCTTAACCTGTCATGGAATTGGCATCTAAACTTGTGATGGTCAAATGCTTCTCTCAGCAGGGAAGATCACCCTCCTTTGGATGCATTAAAGGATGCTCCAGTTTAGACCCAGGTGATTTCAGGAAGGAGTCACCAAGCAAGTCTCTGCTGTGTGACCTGGGGGTGCTCAGATAATTGCAGACTGTGCCTTACAGACCACATCAGTCTGGACCCAAGACACCTCACACACTCACCTTGCTCTTTGATGATGGTGATGTTGACAATCCTGCGCCCAATCTTTGCAATGCCGTTGGGGACCTCGATGGCCtccacctgcagctgcttctcatcatcatcatcgtccCTGATGAAGAGTGGGACACGGACGTCCACCAGCTCCACAGCCTCTTGGAACTCCACCATTCCCTGAGCATCTGGGGGAAAAGACAAGGGTGAGAGGTGGGAAATAACCCCTGTAACCAgtcaggagccagctgggctctgctccctaCCTTGGTCCGAGGTCACCGTGTAATAACCTGGTGCAACCTTCAGGTCATTGAAGGCCTCGTGAGAAACGTGTTTTTCCACAGCTTTGATGATGTCTGGCTTGGCTGAGTAAGGGGCAGTGAGCACTGTGTCCACAATGGTGTGATCCTGcctgggaggggggagggaagggcaggtGAGAGCTGAGACCAGGCAAGCTCAtctcacacagcagctgggggacCAGTGAGTGTGTGGGGCACTCAGTCACCCTACACATGTCTGTGCAAAGAGGGAGAAGCTGCACCAGTGAGCTGCAAATTCCTCTTACCTTTTCCCAGAATTAGGCTGTAAcctggggaaataaaaaaaccaaacccaaatcaGAGTGACTAACATCTTTGGAGAGATGAAGTGCTGTGTGActcacagccctgtgcaggtttgagctgcagcactgccctgcgGATGCCAAcccatcccacagagccccagcacatgttccctcctgcccagctgctctctcctgccCTGGGTTTCCCAACGCAGCAAGGAATATGCCCACAGGGGAGACCACAACTGGATCAGGCTGTGGGGGAGGAGATACCActccctgctcagcactggcatccccaaattcctcccagCCTGCACCAGGCACTCCTAAGTTTGCACCAGGCTGAAACTTCTGAAGCCAGTGGGAATTCTCCCATTGAGCACCATGCGACCAGGActtgttcctgctgctccagagccaaaTTCAGCtgagatctcctggaggaacCCTGTTCTGCAGGAGTCTCTCCCCCACTAACTCACCTGAACTTGGTCTGCTGGACCTTGTGGCAGCCAGGAATGTGCTTGAAAACCTCGTTCAGCTGCAAGGAGCAAGAGGGACAAGAGTCAGTGTATCCCTCACTGAACAGGATGTGCTCAGCAAGCAGATGCTGCTGCCACCATACACAGGAGCCCTCTGACCATCCCAGGCCCTCCTCCCTCAACCTTCCACAACAAGTTTCATCCGAGGACATGGCAAGAGGCTGCAAATTGAAGCCAAACAGGAGCTTCAGATCACATGCCCCAAAGCAAACGCAGAATCTCCTTGAGATGTTTTGCCAATTCTTACAACCGTGACCTTAAAAATTGTGCTTTctcacaaaagaagaaaaactgctCCTTCCTTTGCATAGCTGTggcttcccagggaagggaCACTGCCCAACCCCCTGTGTGGCTGTTCCCAAgggcaccctgagcccccctcgTGCCCAGGCTCCTACGTTCTCCTCCACTTCCTTGCGCAGCTGCTCGAACTCCCGGGTATCGGGTTTCATCAGGTTCTGCGTGAAAAGCCGGGCCAGCCTCAGGGACAGTCCGTAGGGAACTGGAAAGAGAAATTCCCAAATCCAACTTCGTCCTTCTCGGTCAGAGACATGACCCACGCAGAAGCTGGAAGCATGCGGACACTCACCGAGCTCCTTGGGGTTGGTGGCAGTGGGGGAGGTGACGCCCTGCCTGTGGACGTTGTTGTGGATCCTCCAGCGGACCGTGTCCCGGCCCTTGAGGGAGCCGCTGCGCACCAGGGGCGTGTCCAGGTGGTCGGAGGACATGAGGCTGTGCCGGAGCATGTAGTGGTCCTCCTTGAAGCCAACTGTGCGACCTGCAGATTCAGGGGCAGGTCAGAGCCTGGGCACACTGGGACCATGCCACAGATCCTGTTCTGGGGTATGCTGAGGGTTTCCACCACACTAAGGGTGTTGGGATGCCAACAGGGGAGTGGGATGGAGAAGAAAGAGgtgctcagggatggggagaaCACATCTCACCAGCTGAGCGTTACAAGGTCAGGGAGAGCCAGCAGTGGGACTCCCAGCAGGGCATCCCAGGTGTTGGCTTTTTAGCTTTGATAGAGATGGGGTAACTGAGAGGCgttagaaaatgttttattctcTTATCAGTCTCAATGAAGGGTGAGACATAAGAGATGTAAAACTCAACACCATTCTATCAGAAGCTAATTTCTTAGTTATAATActttataaatgtttttcagcCTATTAACTTTTACTATACAATATTGCTATAACTTCTAACACCAATCACTTATGTTTTTATTCCACGTAATCTTACTCCAATGCATCTTTCAGAGTtctaatttctaaaatatttagtCTTTTTATAAAGCCATATTTTGAAACTTATTTCTAGTTCAATCTCTCTCAACAATGTCATCTCTATTCCATAGCCTTCCTAACTCAACACACCTTATCTCAGTATTTGCATACAGATATATTTTGAAAATCCtttacaaatccatttctcacaccagggtgtggggcagggtgtggaccagcagctccaggactcCTTGGCTCAGCCTCTCTGCTAGAAGCCTTCTCCCTGATCCACCTCTCCAGCTCAGAGGGGAGGGATGCTCACCCCAGCACACCCCCAACCCAGGAAGGCagtgcagcccagagcccttcCCCCAGGAGCAAGGGCTGGTACCTCGTGcgcagcagggaagcagggcCAAGCAAGCCTAGAAAACAAACAGCCAGAGACACAATCACTTTGTGGCCAAGGACAAAACCCCTCCAAGTCTCCATCAGGGAGGGTCCACACCAACAGGGATGTGTGGGCAGTGGGTGGAGGGGGCTCTCAAGCTGATGTTAGCTAGATGAGGGAAATCTGGCTCAAATTTCGCCAGCAGCTCATGTTGGCAACAGCAGAGAGTTGGACACCACAGGGACATCCCCTGCAAATCTGGCCATACTGAAGCCTGGGTGAATTCTGGAAATTTGTCATGGTTTTGGCCATATCTAGTTCTCTCAGCTGGGGAAGCCAGCTGAGACACTCACCTTGCAGCAGGCACAGAacttccagcagagcagcagcagcagccccaggagcaggatgaggaagaTGAGCAGTGGGATGAGCCAGAGGAAGCTCCCAGGCGGGCACTCTGCAAGGGACAGCAGCAATGTCACCTCCAGGCATCAGCCCTGTctggggtgtgcagggagggagggaggagggaggggaaaggctggaccacagctctctgagggatggagcagcccagTTAACCTTGGC
This window encodes:
- the ITGB4 gene encoding integrin beta-4 isoform X6, coding for MYDTRQDYPSVPTLVRLLGQHNIIPIFAVTNHSYSYYEKLHKYFPISEIGVLQEDSSNIVELLRTAFERIRSKMDIRADFTPRALKTEFTSPEFEKTESGSFHITRGKVSKFHVHVKALEYVGGQHVCSLPEKDRHGIIHVKPTSLSDSLTVSTAVVCDICPCEQQQELDSPKCSFHGNFVCGQCICHPGWRGDTCDCSPASSPTNEGCVRPGDAEPCSGRGECLCGKCQCYPEGQSLRFDGAFCEFDVLQCPRTSGFLCNDRGRCSRGACVCESGWEGPGCECPTSNDTCIDSRGGICNNHGRCECGRCICDMASLYTSSTCEISYSLGFQAVCESIRDCVRCQTWGTGNLKGNCSSCHLQIQMVEELKKEEAGEYCSFQDEDDDCTYHYTLEGDPSVLPNTTVRVQKNKECPPGSFLWLIPLLIFLILLLGLLLLLCWKFCACCKACLALLPCCARGRTVGFKEDHYMLRHSLMSSDHLDTPLVRSGSLKGRDTVRWRIHNNVHRQGVTSPTATNPKELVPYGLSLRLARLFTQNLMKPDTREFEQLRKEVEENLNEVFKHIPGCHKVQQTKFRLQPNSGKRQDHTIVDTVLTAPYSAKPDIIKAVEKHVSHEAFNDLKVAPGYYTVTSDQDAQGMVEFQEAVELVDVRVPLFIRDDDDDEKQLQVEAIEVPNGIAKIGRRIVNITIIKEQASSLITFLQPAYSHSRFDKLAKIPVLREIIDNGKSQVTYRTRDLTAKNGRDYIFTEGEMVFQPGETRKEVQVPLLELTEIDTLLNNCQLKQFAVDLLHPKYGAKIGRYPQTTVTIADPELVDGVPSMTGLAQVPQSPKGRLSAPLNPDAHALSSREISFNWFPPPGKPLGYKVKYWMQGDPESEAHLIDVKTPSAELTNLYPFSDYEMQVCAYNAVGEGTYSDVVRCRTLEEVPSEPGRLAFNIVSSTVTQLSWGEPAETNGVITAYEVSYGLVNEDNVPVGPLKKVLVEDPKKRVVLIENLRESQPYRYMVRARNGAGWGPEREATINLATQPKRPMSIPIIPDVPIIDAEGGEDYDSYLMYSTDVLCSPAGSKRPSVSDDSGSRWKFVPLLGEDLDLRRITWRLPPETIPRLSGSSCLSLDTEGLLHEEDSAVATGTVRRSGTPQPQAEHLMNGRVDFSFPGSGSGTLTRTANTSYHQLSSHMHQEHRVMGSSSLTRDYSTMLMGHDYPGTLLPPIHEDAGRTLLRPQDVGFRSRAKVKGYYPSIGCRDSIIMTDGSTGMCKFIDSRKPLGIPDTPTRLVFSALGPTSLKVSWQEPRCEKEVQGYSVQYQLLSGGEVHRITIPNPSQNSVVVEDLLPNHSYIFKVKAQSEEGWGPEREGVITIESQVDPQSPLSPVPGTPFTLSTPCAPGPLVFTALSPDSLHLSWERPREPNGPILGYRITCEMLHGGGEPRTIYVEGDNLETTLTVPHLSENVPYKFKVQANTTQGFGPEREGLITIESQDRGAFSQFGGQQYMREVYKFPTEYTTKTSISHSSLDPHFTDGMLVTTQHVESSSSTLTQEFVSHTVMASGTLSQQVERQFYEA